A stretch of Episyrphus balteatus chromosome 2, idEpiBalt1.1, whole genome shotgun sequence DNA encodes these proteins:
- the LOC129909039 gene encoding uncharacterized protein LOC129909039, whose protein sequence is MITDRAFKDFCINKQRRQLVIDIDPFGSFYDLPADLLRFFLTLLCGGCNSTATKRINKTASTIIISKFQRPTPLNVWSKISLIAIVIIMTQLVLSIDQVDAMSMRPRQLRKRHSNMNENLDWENPCGGVHMGTHSGEHRQRKPSLDLVRKLTKDIYNTIKANNEQWIETDDINEWSAYNNSYKFLPKLRRNSSVALKRWHRNMQTFVASFSYLHNKSRKFDEARLNNQESNFSKELKALLLDARHVLCEIESSINRTTPYNRGKKLTSHISPDAMNKRLKFRTKTLDNENRFQVDQLDLKFVKFYFTEFLSNMLQILRHNKNRIYNGSKSLSVSESGNVSGNSMPDNSNEINASTFGRRHPNKEHRLGRKRNQQKKLREALQKSNSTPSIALA, encoded by the exons atgaTCACCGATCGTGCATTTAAAGACTTTTGCATCAACAAACAGCGACGGCAATTGGTGATCGATATTGATCCTTTTGGAAGTTTTTATGACTTGCCTGCAGATTTGTTAAGATTTTTCTTAACCTTATTATGTG gTGGTTGCAATTCAACAGCAACCAAACGAATTAACAAAACGGCATCCACAATCATAATTAGTAAATTCCAAAGACCCACTCCGTTAAACGTGTGGTCCAAAATTAGCCTAATAGCTATAGTTATAATAATGACACAATTAGTATTGTCAATTGATCAGGTCGATGCAATGAGCATGCGACCTAGACAATTAAGAAAACGACATAGTAATATGAATGAGAATTTAGATTGGGAAAATCCATGCGGCGGTGTACATATGGGAACACATTCAGGAGAACATAGACAACGAAAACCG TCACTTGATTTAGTGCGGAAACTTACTAAAGACATTTACAATACAATAAAAGCAAATAACGAGCAATGGATTGAGACTGACGATATTAATGAATGGTCAGCGTATAATAATTCTTATAAATTCTTGCCAAAATTACGCAGAAATTCAAGT gtTGCACTCAAACGCTGGCACAGAAATATGCAAACTTTTGTTGCATCATTCTCATATCTACACAACAAAAGTCGAAAGTTCGACGAGGCTAGACTAAACAACCAAGAGAGCAATTTCTCCAAGGAACTCAAAGCTCTTCTTCTCGATGCTCGCCATGTGCTTTGCGAAATTGAATCATCCATCAATCGTACCACCCCATACAATCGCGGCAAGAAACTCACCTCACACATCTCCCCAGACGCAATGAACAAGCGTTTGAAATTCCGCACAAAGACACTCGATAATGAAAATCGCTTCCAAGTCGATCAGCTGGATCTGAAGTTTGTCAAATTCTATTTCACCGAATTTCTAAGCAACATGCTCCAAATACTGAGGCATAATAAGAACCGAATTTACAATGGCAGCAAGAGTCTCAGTGTAAGTGAATCGGGTAATGTTAGTGGAAATAGTATGCCGGATAATAGCAATGAAATAAATGCATCGACTTTTGGTCGACGACACCCCAATAAGGAGCATCGACTTGGTAGGAAACGGAATCAGCAAAAGAAGCTTAGAGAAGCCCTTCAAAAGAGCAATTCAACACCCTCGATAGCCTTAGCTTAA